The following coding sequences are from one Candidatus Brocadiaceae bacterium window:
- a CDS encoding sulfatase-like hydrolase/transferase, with amino-acid sequence MTTLTGGALLPAFGCRRTGPSERPNILLMIADDLRPDFGGVEVPNIRRIGHVATGRCAMPLCAPSRASVLTGLPVAQHGSTDNHSPLPADVLTLPRYLAKSGYRTVGIGKVEHHASEDVGWGTRLRNPGGLAHADGGAFWSKLYERLDVPDSTYDDWHRATATILQMQKSQPPWFIAVGFRSPHKPYTAPARYWHPGRVNPEGIGGDHRSFARTMPELTEMTPEVAQLVTDGYRASVRFLDAQVGRVLDAVPPGTHVILVSDNGYCLGEHGCWSKHGPAREHCWDVPIVGAPGLGDLTGLFRYVCGLAHVRAPSHVA; translated from the coding sequence ATGACGACGCTGACGGGCGGCGCGTTGCTGCCGGCGTTCGGCTGCCGCCGAACGGGCCCGTCCGAGCGGCCCAACATACTGCTCATGATCGCCGACGATCTGCGCCCGGACTTCGGGGGAGTCGAGGTTCCGAACATCCGCCGGATCGGCCACGTGGCGACTGGTCGCTGTGCGATGCCCCTGTGCGCGCCATCGCGTGCTTCCGTGCTCACGGGATTGCCGGTTGCACAGCATGGCTCGACAGATAATCACTCGCCGCTTCCAGCAGACGTTCTGACGCTGCCGCGCTACCTGGCGAAGAGCGGCTATCGGACCGTCGGCATCGGCAAGGTGGAACACCACGCATCGGAAGATGTCGGCTGGGGGACCCGACTTCGCAATCCGGGTGGTCTTGCGCATGCCGATGGCGGCGCTTTCTGGAGCAAGCTGTACGAGCGGCTTGATGTCCCCGACTCGACCTACGACGATTGGCACCGTGCCACGGCGACCATCCTTCAGATGCAGAAAAGCCAGCCGCCTTGGTTCATCGCAGTTGGCTTCCGTTCGCCACACAAGCCCTATACGGCTCCGGCTCGCTACTGGCATCCGGGGCGGGTCAACCCGGAAGGAATCGGCGGTGATCACCGGTCCTTTGCGCGCACCATGCCGGAGTTGACGGAGATGACGCCCGAGGTGGCCCAACTCGTGACGGACGGCTATCGCGCGTCGGTGCGCTTCCTGGATGCGCAGGTGGGGCGCGTGCTGGACGCCGTGCCGCCGGGCACGCACGTGATCCTGGTCAGCGACAACGGCTACTGCCTGGGCGAGCACGGGTGCTGGTCCAAACACGGACCAGCGCGGGAACACTGCTGGGACGTGCCCATCGTCGGCGCGCCGGGGCTGGGCGACCTGACGGGGCTGTTCCGCTATGTCTGTGGCCTGGCGCATGTCAGGG